Proteins found in one Deinococcota bacterium genomic segment:
- a CDS encoding DUF1349 domain-containing protein, which translates to MTAFIVTLLLTTHFGSVVTAQEAPQEQAQGEERIAFTMRHTTSWFGDTADAGAGAWVQGTINAMWVDEDGSVYTNSIWDEDAREAGVYRDGQVVGRLPGLHGTGGYAVTGDDAHIYVAATLDGGYAVRRFNKSDYSASPFEGGEGPSGDGLVVSERGHIRGLAYHHGELFASDTDGDRIRVYDAATMTHKRDLPISRPGPLSVGEDGALWVVEEVIDREIAEDGTLTVAGAGSDIWDSADGFYYLYRQVTGDAVLSARVARQENTHAWAKAGVMVRETLDPGSPHTLMALTPGNGSTFIWRAAAGEGSQSSTPGDGARAPYWVRLERRGDTLTGYVSEDGSEGSWTEVGEAALGLAEEVYLGLAVSSHSEGALSSVEFDNVGDLASWQGQDIGNARDGEAFSGRVTSTTTTRTIRKLALDGELQDARITDVVNPAALAVDNEGRLLVAEDGPRQQILIYDVSGAPELVGTLGEEGGIYAGEPGRYGDLKLNGPVGI; encoded by the coding sequence ACAGGGAGAGGAGCGGATCGCCTTCACCATGCGCCACACCACCTCTTGGTTCGGCGACACCGCCGACGCGGGAGCGGGGGCGTGGGTGCAGGGGACGATCAATGCTATGTGGGTCGATGAGGACGGCTCCGTCTACACCAACAGCATCTGGGACGAAGACGCCCGCGAGGCGGGCGTCTACCGCGACGGCCAGGTAGTAGGCCGGCTCCCCGGCCTTCACGGCACCGGCGGCTACGCGGTGACCGGCGACGACGCCCACATCTACGTCGCGGCGACGCTCGACGGCGGCTACGCCGTGCGGCGCTTTAACAAGTCCGACTACAGCGCCAGCCCCTTTGAAGGGGGCGAGGGACCCTCCGGCGACGGCCTCGTCGTGAGCGAGCGGGGGCATATCCGAGGGCTCGCCTACCACCACGGCGAGCTCTTTGCCAGCGACACCGACGGCGACAGGATACGCGTCTACGACGCCGCCACCATGACCCATAAGCGCGACCTCCCCATTTCGCGCCCGGGGCCCTTGAGCGTCGGTGAGGATGGCGCCTTGTGGGTGGTCGAGGAGGTCATCGACCGGGAGATCGCCGAGGACGGCACCCTCACCGTGGCGGGGGCCGGCTCGGACATCTGGGACAGCGCCGACGGCTTTTACTACCTCTACCGGCAGGTTACAGGCGACGCCGTGCTGAGCGCTCGAGTGGCCCGGCAGGAAAACACCCACGCGTGGGCCAAGGCGGGCGTGATGGTCCGCGAAACCCTGGACCCCGGCTCGCCGCACACCCTCATGGCCCTTACCCCCGGCAACGGCAGCACCTTTATCTGGCGCGCCGCGGCGGGCGAGGGCTCCCAGAGCAGCACCCCCGGCGACGGCGCCAGGGCGCCCTATTGGGTGAGGCTCGAGCGCCGCGGCGACACCCTGACCGGCTACGTTTCAGAGGACGGCAGCGAGGGTTCCTGGACCGAGGTCGGCGAGGCGGCGCTGGGGCTGGCTGAGGAAGTTTATCTCGGGCTGGCGGTCAGCAGCCATAGCGAAGGCGCCCTCAGCAGCGTCGAGTTCGATAACGTCGGGGACCTCGCCTCGTGGCAGGGTCAAGACATCGGCAACGCCCGAGACGGCGAGGCCTTTTCAGGCCGCGTCACCAGCACCACCACCACCCGCACCATCAGGAAGCTCGCCTTGGACGGGGAACTCCAAGACGCTCGGATAACTGACGTGGTGAACCCGGCGGCGTTGGCCGTCGACAACGAGGGGCGGCTCCTCGTCGCCGAAGACGGGCCGAGGCAGCAGATTTTGATCTACGACGTTTCCGGCGCGCCAGAGCTCGTGGGGACGCTCGGCGAAGAGGGCGGGATCTACGCGGGTGAGCCGGGAAGGTACGGCGACCTCAAGCTAAACGGCCCGGTCGGGATC